A part of Tachysurus vachellii isolate PV-2020 chromosome 4, HZAU_Pvac_v1, whole genome shotgun sequence genomic DNA contains:
- the calcrlb gene encoding calcitonin gene-related peptide type 1 receptor produces the protein MSRIMFGYWITSILFLSTLCELFTAARSSENDSQQKSRNETHDIGDTRNKIMMAQFECYQKITKDNNRDRNAGLMCNRTWDGWLCWDDVEAGNTATQHCPDYFMDFDTSELATKICTESGKWFVHPFSNRTWTNFTTCTQFTVERQQTAINLYYLVLIGHGLSLISLLASLGIFFHFKSLSCQRITLHKNLFFSFVLNSVITIISFTAVVNNREANPVSCKVCTFIHLYILGCMYFWMLCEGIYLHTLIVVAVFAEKQRLIWYYLLGWGFPLIPAVIHAVARSYYYNDFCWISSNTSLLYIIHGPVCAALLVNLFFLLNIVRVLITKLKVTHQAETSLYMKAVRGTLILVPLLGIQIVLLEYKPEGHRTNEIYAYMMAILIHYQGLLVATIFCFFNGEVQGVLRRHWNQYRIQFGSTFANTEALRSTSYTASSMTEVHRCYSIDSHMDTLNGKSFHSLETTILRSDNIYM, from the exons ATGAGCAGAATCATGTTTGGATATTGGATAACCTCGATTTTGTTCCTGTCCACGTTATGTGAG CTGTTCACAGCAGCACGCTCGTCAGAGAACGACTCACAGCAGAAATCCAGGAACGAAACCCACGACATCGGCGACACTCGCAACAAGATCATGATGGCCCAGTTTGAGTGCTACCAAAAAATCACCAAGGACAACAATCGAGATCGAAATG cTGGGCTGATGTGTAACCGCACATGGGACGGCTGGCTGTGTTGGGACGACGTGGAGGCTGgaaacacagcaacacaacacTGTCCGGATTACTTCATGGACTTCGACacttctg AGCTGGCTACGAAAATCTGCACCGAATCTGGCAAGTGGTTTGTCCACCCTTTCAGCAACCGAACCTGGACCAATTTCACAACCTGTACGCAATTCACTGTCGAGCGTCAGCAG ACAGCGATTAACCTCTACTACCTGGTCCTGATCGGTCACGGACTGTCGCTGATCTCTTTGCTGGCTTCTTTAGGGATATTCTTCCACTTCAA GAGCCTAAGTTGCCAGAGGATTACGCTTCATAAAaaccttttcttctccttcgtACTGAATTCTGTCATAACAATTATCTCCTTCACGGCTGTTGTGAACAACCGGGAGGCCAATCCT GTGAGCTGTAAGGTGTGCACCTTTATCCACCTGTACATTCTGGGCTGTATGTATTTTTGGATGCTGTGTGAGGGAATCTATCTCCACACACTCATCGTGGTGGCTGTGTTTGCCGAGAAGCAGCGCCTCATCTGGTATTATCTGTTGGGTTGGG GATTTCCTCTTATCCCCGCTGTCATACACGCTGTAGCCAGAAGCTATTACTACAACGACTT TTGTTGGATCAGTTCAAATACGTCTCTGCTTTATATTATCCACGGACCCGTTTGTGCCGCCTTACTG GTGAACCTGTTCTTCCTCCTGAACATTGTTCGGGTGTTAATCACCAAGCTGAAAGTAACCCACCAGGCAGAGACCAGCCTCTACATGAAGGCAGTGAGAGGCACGCTGATCCTCGTCCCTCTCCTGGGCATCCAGATCGTCCTGCTGGAATACAAACCCGAGGGCCACCGGACCAACGAGATCTACGCATACATGATGGCCATCCTGATCCATTACCAG GGTCTGCTGGTGGCCACAATCTTCTGCTTCTTCAATGGAGAG GTCCAGGGTGTGTTACGGCGTCACTGGAATCAGTACCGTATTCAGTTCGGCAGCACGTTCGCCAACACAGAGGCACTGCGCTCGACGTCCTACACCGCCTCCTCCATGACCGAGGTGCACCGTTGCTACAGCATCGACAGCCACATGGACACGCTGAACGGCAAGAGCTTCCACAGCCTGGAGACCACCATCCTCCGCTCAGATAACATCTACATGTGA